In a single window of the Vitis vinifera cultivar Pinot Noir 40024 chromosome 6, ASM3070453v1 genome:
- the LOC104879517 gene encoding uncharacterized protein LOC104879517 — translation MTSRRSSNVSQKTLQIEQDDRFFSRLLAKEVSVGNSSFGVYHGEASAGVPFTWESQPGTPKFKFPETPLPPLTPPPSYYSTTMKNSMKRHSKPGFLNIIFHKLTSRKISLPTPPASSTSSSSSSSQSRSSSPTTPSIFHARVRNSSRRRSFDSRAYEEDYEHESPTSTLCFGIGCRMDSRFGGFLFNYHEGIPRRFSINS, via the coding sequence ATGACAAGCAGGAGAAGCTCAAATGTTTCTCAAAAGACCCTGCAAATCGAGCAGGATGACAGGTTCTTCTCAAGGCTTTTAGCCAAGGAGGTCTCTGTGGGAAACTCCTCATTTGGGGTCTACCATGGGGAAGCATCTGCGGGAGTTCCATTCACATGGGAGTCTCAACCCGGTACCCCTAAATTCAAGTTCCCGGAAACCCCTCTCCCACCTCTCACACCACCACCCTCTTACTATTCCACCACCATGAAAAACTCCATGAAAAGGCACTCAAAGCCCGGGTTCTTGAACATCATCTTCCATAAGCTCACTTCAAGGAAAATCAGTCTTCCAACACCTCCCGCCTCTTCCACTTCCTCATCGTCCTCATCATCACAGTCAAGGTCGTCTTCTCCAACAACCCCTTCAATTTTCCATGCTCGAGTCCGAAACTCAAGCAGAAGACGATCATTTGATTCAAGGGCATACGAAGAAGACTATGAGCACGAATCGCCTACTTCAACCTTGTGCTTTGGGATTGGTTGCAGAATGGATTCTAGGTTTGGAGGCTTTCTGTTCAACTACCATGAAGGCATTCCTAGGAGATTTTCTATAAATTCTTGA